A genomic stretch from Candidatus Poribacteria bacterium includes:
- a CDS encoding type II toxin-antitoxin system HigB family toxin: protein MHIITRKRLNEFAQKHRNTQVSLERWYRLMKRGSFRSFAELRTEFPHADQVGKLTVFNISGNKVRLIVAIHYNRQKVYIRAVLTHAEYNKSKWKE from the coding sequence ATGCATATTATTACTCGAAAACGCCTAAACGAGTTTGCTCAAAAACATCGGAATACGCAAGTATCGCTTGAACGTTGGTATCGATTAATGAAACGGGGCAGCTTTCGATCGTTTGCTGAGTTGAGAACAGAGTTTCCTCATGCGGATCAAGTTGGAAAATTAACCGTTTTCAACATTAGTGGTAACAAAGTGCGTCTTATTGTGGCGATACACTATAATCGCCAAAAAGTCTATATTCGCGCAGTGTTAACACACGCTGAATACAATAAAAGTAAATGGAAGGAGTGA
- a CDS encoding RNA polymerase sigma factor, with amino-acid sequence MERADDVQLIHAVLSGDDSAFKVLVEKYEKKVHAIAYGKIGDFQHAEDITQETFLSAYQKLSTLRNPSRFSGWLYVIAKRLCQNWLNKQKPALQLQSLEDTPMEEVVKSDYARYVSEQRETEATENRREIVNKLLEKLPEGERAVVTLHYLGEMTTTEISKFLGVSVEAIRTRLHRARKRLQEEEALLIQEVLGSLQIPARIKQKIMQEIANMQPTPAPKMKPLLPWVAFGTALGVTALLILGVGNLNLEHFQQLYKTYFASDEETTKGEKDFTPDFTLTLGTHRSGADLLAALAAEKCQVSLWSMQALENPDFPVAAAEITVDIVVVSMLELGFAEGEFATLDTIYARAKQMGLETCPVEIAPQLRLRLLDQPDWMTGDRLSEFFVASEPFVLTREGLPKIFSIVRDDRYPHPETGRGLWLIANGTLGAGDPELPGRLFSASDPTGFDHKGRFAFVIPK; translated from the coding sequence GTGGAGAGAGCAGACGATGTTCAATTGATCCATGCCGTTTTATCAGGCGACGACTCAGCATTCAAAGTTTTAGTTGAAAAATACGAAAAAAAGGTTCACGCCATCGCGTACGGAAAAATCGGTGATTTCCAGCATGCAGAAGACATTACACAAGAGACCTTCCTCAGCGCATATCAAAAGTTGTCAACGTTGAGAAACCCGAGTCGGTTTTCCGGGTGGTTGTATGTTATTGCGAAGCGGCTTTGTCAGAATTGGCTGAACAAACAAAAACCCGCGCTGCAATTGCAATCGTTGGAGGACACACCTATGGAAGAAGTGGTGAAGTCTGATTATGCGCGTTACGTATCGGAACAGCGCGAAACAGAAGCAACTGAAAATCGTCGTGAGATCGTCAACAAACTTTTGGAAAAATTGCCGGAGGGTGAACGGGCAGTGGTGACGCTCCATTATCTCGGCGAAATGACAACAACGGAGATTAGCAAATTCTTGGGGGTGTCGGTGGAGGCAATAAGGACTCGACTCCATCGCGCCCGAAAACGGTTACAAGAAGAAGAAGCACTCTTGATCCAAGAAGTTCTCGGCAGTTTGCAGATACCCGCGCGTATCAAACAGAAGATTATGCAAGAGATTGCTAACATGCAACCGACACCTGCTCCGAAAATGAAACCGCTCTTGCCGTGGGTGGCTTTCGGAACTGCTTTGGGTGTTACAGCTCTATTGATTTTGGGTGTCGGCAACCTAAACCTTGAACATTTTCAGCAACTTTACAAGACTTACTTTGCGAGTGATGAGGAAACCACAAAAGGTGAAAAGGATTTCACTCCTGATTTTACCCTAACACTCGGCACCCATAGGAGTGGGGCTGATTTGTTAGCGGCACTGGCGGCAGAAAAATGCCAGGTCAGTCTGTGGTCCATGCAAGCTCTTGAAAATCCGGATTTCCCGGTAGCCGCAGCGGAAATAACGGTTGATATTGTTGTGGTTTCTATGCTGGAGCTGGGGTTTGCTGAGGGTGAGTTTGCTACGCTTGATACGATTTATGCGCGTGCGAAACAGATGGGACTTGAAACGTGCCCGGTTGAGATTGCCCCGCAGCTGCGTCTGCGACTTCTTGACCAACCCGATTGGATGACCGGGGATCGGCTCTCGGAATTTTTCGTCGCGAGTGAACCGTTTGTGCTGACGCGTGAGGGGTTACCGAAGATTTTCAGCATCGTGCGGGATGATAGATACCCGCACCCTGAAACCGGTAGAGGGCTATGGTTGATTGCAAATGGCACCCTTGGAGCCGGGGATCCAGAACTCCCTGGCAGGCTGTTTAGTGCCTCCGATCCTACAGGGTTTGACCACAAAGGTCGTTTTGCATTCGTTATTCCGAAATAG
- a CDS encoding WD40 repeat domain-containing protein, which yields MIAFSVTFSPDGNRLATGSADGTVRLWNANTGK from the coding sequence ATGATTGCTTTTAGTGTTACGTTCAGTCCTGATGGAAACCGCCTCGCCACAGGCAGTGCGGATGGGACCGTGCGGCTCTGGAATGCTAATACAGGTAAAGA
- a CDS encoding leucine-rich repeat domain-containing protein, with product MKICKGPLLAILLLCVYVISCEKAQQIVGPAVEPPAEAVFMPDAKVAAAVRETLGLAADAPITAEELQNLRTLKLTDGIADFTGLEYAVNLTELVVPGIHPLSDVSPLANLTNLTNLSFGDNRVSDISALANLTNLKRFGISGTQVSDISVLANFTNLTELRLGSGLGDGVPLSGISVLANLTNLTKLKLANLPVSDVSVLANLMNLTELEIAASDVSDISGLANLTNLTELRLWGTEVSDISVLANLTNLTELRLESSQISDIAPLVANTGLGSGDIVDLRDNPLDEAATNTHIPALQARGVTVEW from the coding sequence ATGAAAATATGTAAAGGTCCCTTGCTTGCAATTTTGCTGTTATGTGTGTATGTAATAAGCTGCGAAAAGGCTCAGCAAATAGTCGGGCCAGCCGTGGAGCCGCCAGCAGAAGCCGTGTTCATGCCGGATGCGAAAGTAGCGGCGGCGGTGCGTGAAACACTGGGTCTGGCAGCAGACGCACCGATTACCGCCGAGGAACTACAAAACCTAAGAACACTTAAACTCACTGACGGTATAGCGGACTTCACTGGCTTAGAATATGCCGTAAATCTGACAGAATTAGTGGTGCCGGGTATTCATCCGCTATCAGATGTTTCCCCACTCGCAAATCTTACGAATCTGACAAACCTGAGTTTTGGCGATAACCGGGTATCAGATATTTCCGCACTCGCAAATCTCACGAATTTGAAACGATTCGGTATATCAGGAACCCAAGTATCGGATATTTCCGTACTCGCAAACTTTACAAATCTCACAGAACTGCGTTTGGGAAGTGGCCTAGGAGATGGTGTCCCGCTATCAGGTATTTCCGTACTCGCAAATCTTACGAATCTGACAAAACTGAAATTAGCCAATCTTCCGGTATCAGATGTTTCTGTTCTTGCAAATCTTATGAATCTCACAGAATTGGAAATAGCGGCTAGCGATGTATCAGATATTTCTGGGCTCGCAAATCTCACAAATCTTACAGAACTGAGACTGTGGGGTACAGAAGTATCAGATATTTCTGTCCTTGCAAATCTCACAAATCTCACAGAACTGAGACTGGAGTCTAGCCAGATATCGGACATCGCGCCCTTGGTGGCGAATACAGGATTGGGCAGCGGCGACATCGTCGATTTGCGGGATAATCCTTTGGATGAAGCTGCCACTAACACTCATATCCCGGCACTCCAAGCCAGAGGTGTTACAGTAGAATGGTAA
- a CDS encoding aminopeptidase, giving the protein MHDPRLDKLADVLTTHSTKIQPGEFVLIEGIDIPQEMVIALIRAVRKAGGIPLVELKQNRIQREIILGGDDAGIKLMGEYETYRMKRVQAYIGIRGSHNITEMSDVPTEVMQRYQKYWQRPLNDIRVPKTKWVVLRWPHPAMAQQAQMSTEAFEDYYFDVCTLDYSRMERAMEPLKALMEETDEVHIVGEDTDLRFSIKDIPIIPCAGEKNIPDGECFTSPVRDSVNGTIHFNTPTIYQGTTFTDIRLRFENGKIVEASANNTERLNAILDTDEGARYIGEFAIAFNPYITNPMLDILFDEKIAGSFHFTPGQAYEEADNGVRSSVHWDMVMIQTPEYGGGEMSFDGNLIRKDGCFVHPALEALNPENLI; this is encoded by the coding sequence ATGCACGATCCACGACTTGATAAACTCGCAGACGTTCTCACAACCCACTCCACCAAGATCCAACCCGGCGAATTTGTACTCATTGAAGGCATTGACATTCCACAGGAGATGGTGATCGCCCTCATCCGCGCCGTGCGAAAAGCCGGTGGGATCCCGCTCGTTGAACTCAAACAGAATCGTATCCAACGTGAAATCATTCTGGGGGGAGACGACGCTGGTATAAAATTGATGGGTGAATATGAAACATATCGCATGAAAAGGGTACAGGCGTACATCGGCATACGCGGGAGCCATAATATCACAGAGATGTCTGATGTACCGACAGAAGTAATGCAACGCTATCAAAAGTATTGGCAGCGACCCCTCAACGATATCCGCGTTCCGAAGACGAAATGGGTTGTCCTGCGGTGGCCCCACCCGGCGATGGCGCAGCAGGCACAGATGAGCACAGAGGCGTTCGAGGATTACTATTTCGACGTTTGCACGCTCGACTACAGTCGGATGGAGCGCGCTATGGAACCCCTCAAGGCTCTCATGGAAGAAACGGATGAAGTTCACATCGTCGGTGAGGACACCGATCTACGGTTCAGTATCAAAGACATCCCCATTATCCCTTGTGCTGGTGAGAAGAATATTCCCGATGGCGAATGTTTCACCTCCCCTGTCCGGGATTCTGTCAACGGTACGATCCATTTCAACACACCGACAATCTATCAAGGTACAACCTTCACAGACATCCGACTCCGCTTTGAAAACGGCAAAATTGTCGAAGCATCAGCGAATAATACTGAAAGACTCAACGCCATCCTTGATACCGATGAAGGCGCGCGCTATATCGGCGAGTTTGCTATTGCGTTCAACCCTTACATAACAAATCCGATGCTTGATATTCTGTTCGATGAGAAGATCGCTGGATCCTTTCACTTCACACCTGGGCAGGCTTACGAGGAAGCCGATAACGGTGTCCGTTCCTCTGTTCATTGGGATATGGTGATGATCCAAACGCCGGAATATGGCGGTGGCGAAATGTCCTTTGACGGGAACCTGATTCGGAAAGATGGTTGCTTCGTCCATCCGGCATTAGAGGCACTGAATCCGGAGAATTTGATATGA
- a CDS encoding ankyrin repeat domain-containing protein, which produces MQLGSIHDAAASGDLDLVKKIVEQEPLSVNQDDQYEWRPIFHAGLRRHYDVVKYLIDAGADLAAHDGYVIHYAGEVPDNKEVVSLLVAYGGLDAHAKPLSETARQFIYAVFLANVKRVSAMLRDNAKLVQERYARGDTALHHATRNGDLEIVEQLVSSGADVNVTSEHGHFPLYCAAGHGHVETTRYLVEYGADLKARLSDGKTVVEWLKQFADHDRRLKFCLDVLERY; this is translated from the coding sequence ATGCAACTCGGTTCAATTCATGACGCTGCAGCAAGCGGCGACCTCGATTTAGTGAAGAAAATCGTTGAGCAGGAACCGCTGTCAGTTAATCAGGACGATCAATACGAATGGCGTCCTATATTTCATGCCGGATTAAGACGGCATTATGATGTTGTGAAATATCTAATAGACGCTGGTGCTGATTTGGCAGCGCATGATGGCTATGTGATTCACTATGCCGGAGAAGTACCGGACAATAAGGAAGTCGTATCACTGCTCGTTGCGTATGGAGGTTTGGATGCGCATGCCAAACCATTGAGTGAAACGGCACGTCAGTTCATATACGCCGTTTTCTTAGCCAATGTGAAGCGCGTCAGTGCAATGCTTCGGGACAACGCAAAGTTAGTTCAAGAGCGTTACGCTCGTGGCGATACAGCTTTACACCACGCGACTCGAAACGGGGACTTGGAAATTGTAGAACAGTTAGTCAGTAGTGGTGCGGATGTCAATGTAACATCAGAGCATGGACATTTTCCACTATACTGCGCAGCCGGTCATGGGCATGTAGAAACGACACGGTATCTTGTAGAATATGGCGCAGATTTGAAAGCGAGACTCTCCGATGGCAAAACAGTTGTTGAGTGGCTAAAACAATTCGCGGATCACGACCGTCGCTTGAAATTTTGTCTGGATGTATTGGAGAGATATTGA
- a CDS encoding sulfatase-like hydrolase/transferase: MARQPNILFLLTDQQRFDSLGCNGAPICRTPAVDEIAATGMRFTNAYTPIALCSPARGSLLTGLYPHNHGQLSNMGNFNGVFANQILDKPTYPKLLSEVGYRVSCVGKWHLAKEGDTEFWGYDKWHPYREWHQWLRDDGIDFRIDRDAVQPFEWGGEAPFYGRHPLPVERTMEAWTADKTIELLNGYAGSEKPFMIAANFFGPHFPYAVPAPYDTLYDPDSVERWGNFDEQFINKPLIQQKEMLRWNASHLTWPDWQKVIAAYWGYCTFIDDQVRRILDCLEANGLAEDTVIVFSTDHGDMLGSHRLFNKGFHMYEETHHIPLVIRWHGTTSPGTTCDEFVNLVDLMPTFLELGGAAVPDTVDGRSIVPLLRGETVDDWPDDVFAEFHGYEPTLASVRMVRTDSWKYVYNPYSEDELYDMKSDPHELRNLANHLGYKHVLRRMKARMVDRLRQTRDNIVQEGGWQSNSFDLLVSDRER, translated from the coding sequence ATGGCACGACAACCCAATATTCTATTTCTCCTGACTGATCAGCAACGTTTCGATTCACTCGGTTGCAACGGTGCCCCAATTTGCAGAACACCTGCCGTTGACGAAATCGCTGCGACAGGTATGCGATTTACGAACGCCTATACCCCGATCGCCCTCTGTTCACCCGCACGGGGGTCGCTCCTCACTGGACTTTATCCACACAATCACGGGCAGCTATCGAATATGGGGAACTTCAACGGCGTGTTTGCAAATCAAATTCTCGACAAACCGACATATCCAAAACTTTTGAGTGAGGTAGGCTATCGGGTGAGTTGTGTCGGTAAGTGGCATCTTGCCAAAGAAGGTGATACAGAATTCTGGGGTTACGACAAGTGGCACCCCTATCGTGAGTGGCATCAATGGCTTCGGGATGATGGCATCGACTTCCGAATCGACAGGGATGCTGTCCAACCTTTTGAGTGGGGCGGTGAAGCACCTTTCTATGGAAGACACCCACTTCCCGTCGAACGCACGATGGAGGCGTGGACGGCGGATAAAACGATTGAATTGCTCAACGGTTATGCAGGTTCTGAAAAACCCTTTATGATTGCTGCGAATTTCTTCGGACCGCATTTCCCCTATGCCGTGCCAGCACCTTACGACACACTGTACGATCCTGATAGCGTTGAGCGGTGGGGCAATTTCGATGAACAATTCATAAACAAACCGCTTATCCAACAGAAAGAGATGCTCCGTTGGAACGCCAGTCACCTGACATGGCCCGATTGGCAGAAGGTTATCGCCGCCTATTGGGGATACTGTACCTTCATTGACGACCAAGTCCGACGGATTCTCGACTGCCTTGAAGCGAACGGTTTAGCGGAGGATACTGTTATCGTTTTTTCAACCGACCACGGCGATATGCTCGGCAGCCATCGCCTTTTCAACAAGGGTTTCCACATGTATGAGGAGACGCACCATATTCCGCTCGTTATTCGCTGGCACGGCACAACATCACCCGGGACGACCTGTGATGAATTTGTGAACCTCGTAGACCTCATGCCGACCTTCTTGGAACTCGGCGGCGCAGCAGTCCCTGATACTGTTGACGGTAGATCCATTGTGCCGCTGTTACGCGGGGAAACTGTAGATGACTGGCCCGACGATGTATTCGCTGAATTTCACGGCTATGAGCCGACCCTCGCCTCTGTCAGAATGGTGCGAACGGATTCGTGGAAATACGTCTACAATCCGTACAGCGAGGACGAGCTCTACGACATGAAGAGCGATCCACACGAACTCCGCAACTTAGCGAATCACCTCGGTTACAAGCATGTCCTCCGCCGTATGAAAGCCCGTATGGTCGATCGCCTGCGTCAGACGAGAGACAACATCGTCCAAGAAGGCGGATGGCAGAGCAATTCGTTTGATCTACTTGTCTCAGATCGGGAGCGGTAG
- a CDS encoding leucine-rich repeat domain-containing protein has protein sequence MKTTKTLSFFFKNFSNPRRLISFTFVIILVVLGVQGISYGQRLNVGGPRAVRMIYFLPNDRPYQSDVVQKMKDQMVALQTFFAKQMQAHGYGKRTFRFETDAKGKPKVHRVDGQYSDSYYVAKNGGYWEELEQKFDMRGPNIYFVVWDNSTGLISGGIAGIGGSSGKNSGLLDVPTGFSFGTAAHELGHAFGLGHDFRDGRYILSYGPEQNRLSACAAEFLAARPYFNPDIPFEEGPAPTIELISSRTYPAGSKSVTIRLKVSDTDGVHQVLLFGVGNLIACRGLAGKKEAIIEFEYDGVHTAKGYISLSDAVSHAMGVQAVDINGDADYIEFQLAEISQHHIHTFEGHTGTVDSMMFSPDGRMLASGGWELVKLWDVETQQNIATFEGSSVAFSPNGRTLAIGDFGWIKLWDVRTKHNFATLGPIVDGVYSLAFSPNGKMLASGSHDGMIALWDVARHRDIFTFQAYTRSDKWTNNSVISLAFSPDGKMLASGSYDPMIKLWDVATGTNIGSIREEGLAPYIYSLAFSPDGKMLASGRGNGPGNVKLWDVATKRNIAFFDHILEVYSVAFSPEGSILASGSRDGMVTLRDVATGTHIADLPHTSGAWSVAFSPDGSTLASGTRDGVVSFWNLPPRALVAESQRPPLYWIDAERGTLHRLIGDTIENFLPNVRNAMSLAVDIVSGELYWTEKTTPRTGALLRANLNGNPNPQLVKNLTSVPQGLALDTTNRKIYVTNAYGKVQRLNFDGSNFQPNLITGLQTPNHLALDVTRGKIYWTEQTDDRTGKIRRANLDGTNIELVKDLTSVPHGIAVDTVNGKIYLASPYGQVQRLNLNGSNFQPNFIRGLESPKNLAVDVADGKLYWTEKGGISRADLNSKHRENIVAGLDAPANIALGIMNQVAVDTEMEVDYNFFSIAFSPDGNRFATGNHDGTTRLWNANTGKELRVFGGHTGSVDSVAFSPDGVRLATGSADGTARLWEVNTGKQIRVFRGHTEAVTSIAFSPDGTRLATGSRDGTARLWNTNTGKQIRVWDGVGGWSFQTIYSVAFSPNGNQFAIGTVGVGSQIWNTNTGALIRELDTGSVRSLAFHPEGKQLATAGWGEAQLWNTNTGGLIRTFGSNEGTGMALAFSPDGSRIATGSHIGTVRLYNVNTGKRIWTFKKGYPGISSVVFSPNGKHLVTIDADGTALALNANTGKPVLTLMDEPGESQIVSIPDANKVVSIPDANLAKAIRKALELGNNARITNQHMLKLTELEARNRKIKNLTGLEHAKNLTRLYLDRNQIRNLNPLSGLTRLKTLTLDENQISNVGPLTKLTQLDWLLIGGNPIKNAGVRLLAELKHLRGLSLYNSQISNITPVGKLTKLESLWLDYNQIRDVSPLSGLTNLRTLHLRDNQIRDVSPIGKLTQLTSLRLTDNPIADVGPLASLWKLEDVDIEIPPAAPGHVGVAPPEVTSLLENYPNPFNPETWIPYELATDMDVRITIYNAQGVVIRTLELGQQSAGYYTTRSRAAHWDGRNALGEPVASGVYFYTLSTESTRDSVTAGEFTATRKMLVRK, from the coding sequence ATGAAAACAACAAAAACGTTATCCTTCTTCTTTAAAAACTTCTCAAATCCAAGACGACTAATTTCGTTCACTTTCGTTATCATCTTAGTAGTCTTAGGCGTGCAAGGAATTAGTTACGGACAGCGTTTGAACGTTGGCGGACCGCGCGCTGTACGGATGATTTACTTTCTACCCAACGACCGTCCATACCAATCTGACGTAGTTCAGAAGATGAAAGATCAGATGGTTGCCCTTCAAACCTTTTTTGCCAAACAGATGCAAGCACATGGATACGGAAAAAGGACTTTTCGTTTTGAAACTGATGCCAAGGGTAAGCCGAAGGTTCATCGCGTCGATGGTCAGTATTCTGATAGTTACTATGTTGCTAAGAATGGAGGATATTGGGAGGAGCTGGAGCAGAAATTTGATATGCGGGGACCCAATATTTACTTTGTTGTTTGGGACAATAGTACAGGTCTCATCTCCGGAGGTATAGCGGGAATAGGAGGATCTTCAGGGAAAAATAGTGGCTTGCTGGATGTCCCTACCGGATTCTCCTTTGGAACAGCAGCGCATGAACTGGGGCACGCCTTTGGATTGGGTCACGATTTTCGAGACGGTAGGTATATCCTTTCGTATGGTCCAGAACAGAACAGATTGTCTGCATGCGCTGCCGAGTTTTTGGCAGCGCGTCCATATTTCAATCCCGATATCCCGTTTGAAGAGGGACCGGCACCGACTATTGAACTGATTTCATCACGTACATATCCAGCGGGCTCGAAGAGCGTCACAATTCGGCTAAAAGTCAGTGACACAGACGGAGTTCACCAGGTTCTCCTATTTGGTGTTGGTAATCTAATCGCGTGTCGCGGGTTAGCAGGCAAAAAGGAAGCCATCATTGAATTTGAATATGATGGTGTTCATACAGCTAAGGGTTATATCAGTCTTTCTGATGCTGTTTCACATGCCATGGGGGTGCAAGCTGTTGATATAAACGGGGATGCAGATTATATTGAGTTTCAACTTGCAGAAATCTCACAACACCATATCCATACGTTTGAAGGACATACAGGTACAGTCGACTCCATGATGTTCTCACCTGATGGGAGAATGCTTGCATCAGGTGGATGGGAGTTGGTCAAGTTGTGGGATGTTGAGACGCAGCAAAATATTGCTACTTTTGAAGGAAGCTCGGTAGCATTTTCTCCCAATGGTAGAACGTTAGCAATTGGTGATTTTGGCTGGATTAAGTTGTGGGATGTTAGGACAAAACATAATTTCGCTACTCTTGGACCTATAGTAGATGGCGTGTATTCTTTGGCGTTTTCACCCAATGGGAAAATGCTCGCTTCGGGATCACATGATGGAATGATCGCGTTGTGGGATGTCGCAAGGCATCGTGATATTTTCACCTTTCAAGCGTATACGCGTTCGGACAAATGGACAAATAACAGTGTTATTTCTTTAGCGTTCTCGCCTGATGGGAAAATGCTCGCTTCGGGGTCTTATGATCCGATGATTAAGCTATGGGATGTTGCTACGGGAACGAATATTGGATCCATTCGGGAAGAAGGACTTGCCCCTTATATCTACTCTTTAGCGTTCTCGCCCGATGGGAAAATGCTCGCTTCGGGGCGCGGAAATGGACCTGGTAACGTCAAACTGTGGGACGTTGCGACAAAACGCAATATTGCGTTTTTTGATCATATATTAGAGGTCTATTCCGTAGCGTTTTCACCTGAAGGTTCAATTCTCGCTTCGGGCTCACGTGATGGCATGGTCACGTTGCGGGACGTTGCCACGGGTACCCACATTGCTGATTTACCGCATACCTCTGGTGCATGGTCTGTTGCTTTTTCACCCGATGGATCTACCCTGGCCTCCGGAACACGGGATGGCGTGGTCAGCTTTTGGAATCTACCGCCAAGGGCGTTAGTCGCTGAATCTCAGCGTCCGCCTCTGTATTGGATAGATGCCGAGCGTGGCACACTCCATCGCCTCATCGGTGACACAATAGAAAACTTTCTGCCAAACGTCCGGAATGCTATGAGTCTCGCCGTCGACATCGTAAGCGGAGAACTCTATTGGACAGAGAAAACCACACCCCGCACCGGGGCTCTCCTCCGCGCAAACCTCAATGGAAATCCAAACCCCCAACTCGTCAAGAATCTAACAAGCGTCCCTCAAGGTCTTGCACTTGATACCACAAACCGTAAGATTTACGTGACAAACGCTTACGGTAAAGTTCAACGTCTCAATTTCGACGGTTCAAACTTCCAACCCAATCTTATTACTGGTTTGCAGACTCCAAATCACCTGGCATTAGATGTGACGCGTGGCAAGATTTATTGGACGGAACAGACGGACGATAGAACAGGTAAAATACGACGGGCAAACCTTGATGGCACAAATATTGAATTAGTCAAGGACTTAACGAGCGTTCCCCATGGTATAGCTGTTGACACTGTAAATGGCAAGATTTACTTAGCGAGCCCCTACGGTCAGGTGCAGCGGCTAAATCTTAATGGTTCAAACTTTCAACCCAACTTCATCAGAGGCTTGGAATCTCCGAAAAACCTTGCTGTAGATGTGGCGGACGGAAAACTCTATTGGACGGAAAAAGGAGGCATTAGTCGCGCAGATCTGAACAGCAAGCATAGAGAGAATATCGTCGCAGGCTTAGATGCCCCCGCCAATATTGCCTTAGGTATTATGAATCAGGTGGCAGTTGATACTGAGATGGAAGTTGATTATAACTTCTTTAGTATCGCGTTCAGTCCTGATGGGAACCGCTTTGCTACCGGCAATCACGATGGGACGACACGGCTGTGGAATGCCAATACAGGTAAAGAGTTACGGGTTTTCGGAGGGCATACCGGCTCTGTTGACAGTGTTGCGTTCAGTCCTGATGGTGTTCGCCTTGCTACCGGCAGTGCGGATGGCACGGCACGGCTCTGGGAGGTCAACACGGGTAAACAGATACGGGTTTTCAGAGGACATACCGAGGCTGTCACAAGTATTGCGTTCAGTCCCGATGGCACACGCCTTGCTACCGGCAGTCGGGATGGCACGGCGCGGCTCTGGAATACCAACACGGGTAAACAGATACGCGTATGGGATGGTGTTGGCGGTTGGAGTTTCCAGACTATTTACAGCGTTGCTTTTAGTCCAAATGGAAATCAATTTGCTATAGGGACTGTTGGTGTCGGTTCCCAGATATGGAATACCAACACGGGTGCGTTGATACGGGAGTTGGATACGGGCAGTGTGCGTAGCCTTGCTTTTCATCCTGAAGGGAAGCAACTTGCGACAGCCGGTTGGGGTGAGGCGCAGCTCTGGAATACCAACACAGGTGGACTCATACGCACTTTCGGAAGCAATGAGGGTACGGGCATGGCTCTCGCGTTCAGTCCTGATGGGAGCCGCATCGCTACAGGTAGTCACATTGGGACCGTGCGGCTCTATAATGTCAACACGGGTAAACGTATATGGACTTTTAAAAAAGGATATCCGGGAATCAGTAGCGTGGTCTTCAGTCCTAATGGGAAACACCTCGTTACAATCGATGCGGATGGCACTGCGCTGGCCTTGAATGCTAACACGGGTAAACCCGTATTAACCCTCATGGATGAGCCAGGTGAATCGCAAATTGTATCAATCCCTGACGCGAACAAGGTTGTATCCATCCCCGACGCGAACTTGGCAAAGGCTATCCGAAAAGCCTTGGAACTGGGAAACAACGCCCGCATCACAAATCAGCACATGTTGAAACTCACCGAGTTAGAAGCCAGGAACAGGAAAATAAAGAACCTGACGGGTCTTGAGCACGCCAAAAACCTCACCCGATTATATCTCGATCGAAATCAAATTCGCAACCTCAATCCGCTTTCAGGATTGACACGCCTCAAGACGCTAACGCTTGACGAAAACCAAATCAGCAACGTTGGTCCGCTCACGAAACTAACACAATTAGACTGGTTGTTGATTGGCGGCAATCCGATTAAGAATGCCGGTGTCCGCTTGCTTGCCGAATTGAAGCATCTCAGAGGGTTATCCCTCTATAACAGTCAGATAAGTAACATCACACCGGTGGGAAAGTTGACGAAACTCGAAAGTCTCTGGCTTGACTATAATCAGATCCGCGATGTCTCGCCGCTTTCGGGGTTAACGAACCTTCGGACGTTACATCTCCGGGATAATCAGATCCGCGATGTATCTCCGATAGGGAAGTTAACGCAACTGACGAGTTTACGGCTGACCGATAACCCAATAGCAGATGTCGGTCCCCTTGCGAGTCTTTGGAAACTCGAAGATGTGGATATTGAGATTCCGCCAGCCGCCCCTGGGCATGTCGGCGTTGCACCGCCTGAAGTCACATCGTTGCTCGAAAACTACCCGAACCCGTTCAATCCAGAAACGTGGATTCCCTATGAGTTAGCGACGGATATGGATGTGCGCATCACGATTTACAACGCCCAGGGTGTTGTGATCCGGACGTTAGAGTTAGGGCAGCAGTCGGCAGGATATTACACCACTCGGAGCCGTGCGGCACACTGGGATGGTCGGAACGCACTCGGAGAACCCGTCGCAAGTGGCGTGTATTTCTATACATTGTCCACGGAGTCCACACGTGACTCCGTTACCGCCGGCGAATTCACGGCAACGCGTAAGATGCTGGTACGGAAATAA